The Parvibaculum sp. DNA segment ATGACCATGACAGCACGCTGGTGACGCGTTTCCGCGCCGCCGGCACCGTGCTGTTCGGCAAGACCAACACCCCCGAATACGGCATCACCGGCACCACGGAATCGCGCCTGCTCGGGCCCTGCCGCAACCCCTGGGACCCGAACCGCATTTCGGGCGGCTCATCGGGCGGCGCGGCGTCGGCCGTCGGCGCCGGCATCCTTCCGCTTGCACATGCCTCGGACGGGCTCGGCTCGATCCGCATTCCGGCCGCCTGTTGCGGCCTTGTCGGGATGAAGATCACGCGCGACCGCAACCCGCAAGGCCCGGAAGACTATGACCGCGCCATCGGCTTCAGCGTCGATCATGTGGTGAGCCGGACCGTGCGCGACAGCGCCGCGATGCTCGACGCGACGGGCTATCCCGAGCCCGCCTCGCCCTACGCGCCGCCGCCGAAGGCGCGCCCCTATATGGAGGAGATCACCAAAAGCCCCGGCAAGCTGAAAATCGCCTGGTCGGGCGAGACGCCGAACGGCAAGCCGATCCACCCGGAAATTCAGGCGGCGCTGGAGCGCACGGCCGACGCGCTGGCGAAGCTCGGCCATGACGTCCGCCCGCGCGGGCTGGGCATCGACTACCGCCAGCTTTACCGCGCGCAAGGCGCCGTATCCGGATCGAACTTCGCCGCCGGCATGATGCGACGGATCGAAAAAATGGGCCGTGAACCGGAAGAGCATGAGCTCGAACCGCTGACCTGGGCCGGCTTCCGCAACGGGCAGAAACTCTCAGGTGCGCAGGCCATGTGGGGCTGGCAGCAGCTTCGGCTGATGAACCGGCAGATCCTCGGCGTCTTCGAGGAAGTCGACGTTTATCTCTGTCCGGTGCTTGGCCAGTTGCAGCCCGAGATCGGCCATCTCGGACCCGATCAGGAGGCACGCGAACTCAACAAGCGGCAGGGCCAGGTTTTCCCCTTCACCCCGCCTTTCAACTTCACCGGCCAGCCTTCGCTGTCGCTGCCGCTCTGGGAATCCGAAAACGGCCTGCCCATCGGCATGATGTTCACCGGCCGCTACGCCGACGAGGCGACCCTCTTCCGCCTCGCCGCGCAACTGGAGAAAGAACTCCCTTGGACGAACCGCAAACCGAAGGTATGGAACTGACGCGGCCGGGGTGCTATCTCCTGCCCCATGAGCGATAGCGTCAAACCCGTCCACGTGATCGGCGCCGGCATGGCCGGTTCCGAGGCCGCATGGCAGCTCGTCTCGGCGGGCGTTCCCGTGGTGCTGCACGAGATGCGGCCCCACGTGAAGACAGATGCCCACCACACGGACGGCTTCGCCGAGCTTGTCTGCTCCAACTCCTTCCGCTCCGACGACCACGAATTGAACGCCGTCGGATTGCTGCATGAGGAGATGCGGCGCGCTGGATCGCTGCTGATGGAAGCCGCCATCGTGGCGCGCGTGCCTGCGGGCGGCGCGCTCGCCGTCGATCGCGACATATTCTCGGACTATGTGACGGACAAGCTGACGGCGCATCCGCTGGTGACCGTCGAGCGCGGCGAGATCGACGGGTTGCCGCCAGTCGATTGGGACAGCGTGATCGTCGCCACGGGGCCGCTGACTTCGGACGCGCTCGGCAAGGCCATCGCCGAACTGACCGGCGCGGACGAGCTTGCCTTCTTCGACGCCATCGCACCGATCGTCCACCGCGACTCGATCGACATGTCGGTTTGCTGGTACCAGTCGCGCTACGACAAGGAAAGCGCCGGCGTGACCGGCGAAGGCGGCGCGGGCAAGGACTACATCAACTGCCCGCTGACGCGCGAACAATACACCGCTTTCGTCGATGCGCTGCTGACGGGCGGCAAAACCGAATTCAAGGAATGGGAAAAGACGACGCCCTATTTCGATGGGTGCCTGCCGATCGAGGTGATGGCGGAGCGCGGGCCCGAAACGTTGCGCTTCGGACCGATGAAACCGGTCGGGCTGACCAATCCGCACAAGCCGGACGAAAAGCCCTACGCCGTCATCCAGCTCCGCCAGGACAACAAGCTCGGCACGCTCTACAACATGGTCGGCTTCCAGACCAAGCTGAAGCATGGCGAGCAGACACGCATCTTCCGCACGATACCCGGACTTGAAGGCGCCGAATTCGCCCGGCTGGGCGGCCTGCACCGCAACACATTCCTCAACAGCCCGAAGCTGCTCGACGCCACGATGCGGCTGGCGAAGGAGCCGCGTCTGCGTTTTGCCGGACAGATCACCGGCGTCGAAGGTTATGTCGAAAGCGGCGCGATGGGCATTCTCGCCGGCCGTTTCGCCGCCACCGAACGTCTCGGCGGCATGGTCAGCCCGCCGCCGCGCACGACGGCGCTGGGCGCCTTGCTGGCGCATATCACCGGTGATGCCGATGCGGCGACCTTCCAGCCGATGAACATCAATTTCGGTCTCTTTCCGCCGCCTGAAGTGCCGCTCGACGAAAACGGCAAGCGCCCGCGCGGCAAGGCCAAGGCGCCGGCGCGCAAACGCGCCTATACCTCGCGTGCGCTGCACGATCTTGAGGGCTGGCTCAAACCGAAGGCACAAGCGGCCGAATAGTCAGACGCGTCCGGTAATTTTCGCGCGCAGCAGCCGCAACTGACGCCGGAACGCGGGTACGTCACTCGACCGATGAAACGGATCGAAGCCCGGCGCCGTCATCAAATCGAGATAACGCTCGCACAGAACCACAGACAGAAGCGCCGGCAATGCGGCGCGCGGCAGCGGCTCGCGCCGGGCATTGGCGAGCAATGTCCGCGCCCGGTCCGCGACATCGCACATGACGCCGCGCAGGCCCTCCGTCATCCGCCCCGTCAGAACCGTATGCGGATCGACGTCGTGAAAACGCAACAGGTTGGCCGGCATGAAGAGCCGTCCTTGCGAGGCGTGAAGCGGCAAGGCACGGAGCAGCCCGGTGAGCGCATAGGCGATGCCGGCGTTGCGAACGGCGCTTTCGGGCACTGACACGCCGAGCGCCCCGGCGGCCAGACGCATGATCGCCGCCGAAGTTGCGTCGGCATAGGATTCGAGCGCCGGAAGATCGGCAAAGGGTTCTTCCGACAGATCGCGCTCCCGCGCGTCGATCAACGCCAGAAGTCCATCACGTGAAATATCCGTCGCAGCCAGCGCTTCGGCAACCGCATGACCGCGCGTCTCGCCCCGGTCGAGGCCCTCGACGGTTTCGCGCCACCATTGCAGCCTAATCTGCCCCATCATCGGTTCGCTGACCGCTTCGGGAATGCGCGCGATCTCGATGTTGAACGCATAAAGCGCGAGCAGCGCGTCGCGCGCCGGCGCAGGCGCCAGCAACACCGTCAGAAAACGGTCATGGTCGTGCCGCCGGACGTCTTCGAAACAGGCTGCGAATGCCGTTTCCGTCTGCGTCATGCCTCATCCTCAAAGAAAACGGGGCCGCCATTGTGGCAGCCCCGTCCTTGTTCGTCTGTACCTGCCCGATCAGTATATGTTCTGCGCCGAAACCATCGCGAAAAGCATCGGGATCGAGAGCACCGTATTGGTGCGCGAGAAGAGCATCGCGGTGCGCGCCGCCGCCGGCTTCGCCTCGGCCGGACCGTCGACGATCCCGAGCGCGATCTTCTGGTTCGGCCAGATCACGAACCAGACGTTGAACCACATGATCGTGCCGAGCCACATGCCGATGCCGATGGCAATATTCTTCGGCACCATGAACCCGGACATCGCGCCAAGCGTGTAGGCGTCGAGCAGATAGCCGTTCATATGGGCGACGATGATGCCGGTGACGATGGTCGCCATCGCGCCCCAGCGGAACCAGAACAGCGCTTCTGGCGCGATCACTTTGCTGACGGCCGGCTTCTGATCGTCGGGGATCTTCGGCATGGACGGGATTTGCACGAAATTGAAATACCAGAGCAGGCCGATCCACATCACGCCGCTGATCACATGCAGCCAGCGGAAGAAAAACGCCCAGAAGGCGTAATCGCCGAGCGACCCGCCACCGTTGAGATAGAGCAGCACCAGGATCGCCGCCAGCACGAAGCCGGCGATCACCGTGTTGCGGAGCGATGTGAGAATGGCAGCCATGATGGTCCTCCCCGTCTGATTGCCCGGCGCCGCCTCCGGCCTCTGCCTCGTGGAAGGCGTCCGGATCGGATGCCGAAACCGGCTCGACTCAATGTCGCGATACTGGCATGAAAACTAGGAGTTTCCGTGTCAAAAGCCAAGCCCGCGAGAAACCACAATCAGGCTACGGCGATCAGCGCAGCGGCAACGCGGCGATTTTCGGCAAGCATCATGTTGTAGGTCCGGCAGGCCGCCGCGGTCGCCATCAGATCCGGGAAAAGCCCCTGCGATTCGAGATGCTTTTGCACCTGAGCCGGCAATCGCGCAAAGGCTTCGCCGGAACCGACAAGCAGAAAGTCGAATGTGCCGGCGGCATCTGTCAGAACGGCAAGAGATGCCACCGTGACATCGCCGATCGCGGCAACGGACCAGGGATGCAGGCCTTGCGGCGTGACGATAATCGAACCTTCGAAACGTTGTCCTTCGAGGCGAAAGCCGCCGTCTCCATAGGCATCGACCGGCGGTTGTCCCGAAAAGCGTGGCTTCATGCCCGATGGGCCACCGCTCACGCCTTTGCCCCGGACTTTCCCTCCGCCGTC contains these protein-coding regions:
- a CDS encoding amidase; the protein is MGFAEYADYDGLGLAELVTKGKVTPLELIDAAIERAERHNPTLNAIVFEAYDEARDVAKGKLPDGPFKGVPFLIKDLGSPVKGWRRSSGSRFVANVVDDHDSTLVTRFRAAGTVLFGKTNTPEYGITGTTESRLLGPCRNPWDPNRISGGSSGGAASAVGAGILPLAHASDGLGSIRIPAACCGLVGMKITRDRNPQGPEDYDRAIGFSVDHVVSRTVRDSAAMLDATGYPEPASPYAPPPKARPYMEEITKSPGKLKIAWSGETPNGKPIHPEIQAALERTADALAKLGHDVRPRGLGIDYRQLYRAQGAVSGSNFAAGMMRRIEKMGREPEEHELEPLTWAGFRNGQKLSGAQAMWGWQQLRLMNRQILGVFEEVDVYLCPVLGQLQPEIGHLGPDQEARELNKRQGQVFPFTPPFNFTGQPSLSLPLWESENGLPIGMMFTGRYADEATLFRLAAQLEKELPWTNRKPKVWN
- the trmFO gene encoding methylenetetrahydrofolate--tRNA-(uracil(54)-C(5))-methyltransferase (FADH(2)-oxidizing) TrmFO gives rise to the protein MSDSVKPVHVIGAGMAGSEAAWQLVSAGVPVVLHEMRPHVKTDAHHTDGFAELVCSNSFRSDDHELNAVGLLHEEMRRAGSLLMEAAIVARVPAGGALAVDRDIFSDYVTDKLTAHPLVTVERGEIDGLPPVDWDSVIVATGPLTSDALGKAIAELTGADELAFFDAIAPIVHRDSIDMSVCWYQSRYDKESAGVTGEGGAGKDYINCPLTREQYTAFVDALLTGGKTEFKEWEKTTPYFDGCLPIEVMAERGPETLRFGPMKPVGLTNPHKPDEKPYAVIQLRQDNKLGTLYNMVGFQTKLKHGEQTRIFRTIPGLEGAEFARLGGLHRNTFLNSPKLLDATMRLAKEPRLRFAGQITGVEGYVESGAMGILAGRFAATERLGGMVSPPPRTTALGALLAHITGDADAATFQPMNINFGLFPPPEVPLDENGKRPRGKAKAPARKRAYTSRALHDLEGWLKPKAQAAE
- a CDS encoding phytoene/squalene synthase family protein, which gives rise to MTQTETAFAACFEDVRRHDHDRFLTVLLAPAPARDALLALYAFNIEIARIPEAVSEPMMGQIRLQWWRETVEGLDRGETRGHAVAEALAATDISRDGLLALIDARERDLSEEPFADLPALESYADATSAAIMRLAAGALGVSVPESAVRNAGIAYALTGLLRALPLHASQGRLFMPANLLRFHDVDPHTVLTGRMTEGLRGVMCDVADRARTLLANARREPLPRAALPALLSVVLCERYLDLMTAPGFDPFHRSSDVPAFRRQLRLLRAKITGRV
- a CDS encoding urate hydroxylase PuuD → MAAILTSLRNTVIAGFVLAAILVLLYLNGGGSLGDYAFWAFFFRWLHVISGVMWIGLLWYFNFVQIPSMPKIPDDQKPAVSKVIAPEALFWFRWGAMATIVTGIIVAHMNGYLLDAYTLGAMSGFMVPKNIAIGIGMWLGTIMWFNVWFVIWPNQKIALGIVDGPAEAKPAAARTAMLFSRTNTVLSIPMLFAMVSAQNIY
- a CDS encoding Mth938-like domain-containing protein, whose translation is MSGGPSGMKPRFSGQPPVDAYGDGGFRLEGQRFEGSIIVTPQGLHPWSVAAIGDVTVASLAVLTDAAGTFDFLLVGSGEAFARLPAQVQKHLESQGLFPDLMATAAACRTYNMMLAENRRVAAALIAVA